One part of the Sorangiineae bacterium MSr11954 genome encodes these proteins:
- a CDS encoding glucose 1-dehydrogenase encodes MSTELAGRVSVVTGAGRGIGKGIATAFAREGSKVVIADRDGASAETTAAEIREAGGHAVSVRVDVADEPSVAAAFDEIHRRFPAVDVLVNVAGIWVGGSLTEIAVEDWDRTMNVNARGVFLASRSVLPRMVERKRGTILTVASTAAFKGTRRAGAYNASKAAAVGITRNIALDYAAYGIRAAAICPGLVQTDMEVQLRKFRGDTEEYRRFVLAAHPLGRIGTPEDVAQAAVFLASDRASWITGSCLIVDGGTLA; translated from the coding sequence GTGAGCACCGAGCTCGCAGGTCGGGTGTCCGTGGTGACGGGGGCCGGCCGCGGCATCGGCAAAGGGATCGCGACCGCGTTCGCGCGCGAAGGGAGCAAGGTGGTGATCGCCGATCGCGACGGCGCCAGCGCGGAGACGACGGCGGCGGAGATCCGCGAGGCGGGGGGGCATGCGGTCTCGGTGCGGGTCGATGTGGCCGACGAACCTTCGGTGGCGGCCGCCTTCGACGAGATCCACCGGCGCTTTCCCGCGGTGGATGTCCTGGTGAATGTGGCGGGCATTTGGGTGGGCGGCTCGCTGACGGAGATCGCGGTCGAGGATTGGGATCGCACCATGAATGTCAACGCCCGCGGCGTGTTTCTCGCGTCGCGGAGCGTCCTGCCGCGCATGGTGGAACGCAAGCGCGGCACCATTTTGACCGTCGCATCGACCGCGGCGTTCAAAGGGACGCGGCGCGCGGGGGCCTACAACGCCTCGAAGGCGGCGGCCGTCGGCATCACGCGCAACATCGCCCTCGATTATGCCGCGTACGGCATTCGGGCGGCCGCCATTTGTCCGGGATTGGTTCAGACGGATATGGAGGTACAGCTTCGAAAATTTCGCGGCGATACGGAGGAGTACCGGCGATTCGTCCTGGCGGCGCACCCCCTCGGCCGCATCGGTACCCCGGAAGACGTGGCCCAAGCGGCCGTTTTCCTCGCCTCCGATCGGGCCAGCTGGATCACGGGGAGCTGCTTGATCGTCGACGGCGGCACCCTCGCGTGA
- a CDS encoding ThiF family adenylyltransferase, translating into MSFDYDTAFGRNVGMVTREDMGRLRSFRIGIAGQGGVGGHYLIALTRMGFEKFTIMDGDTFDTSNLNRQVGATTETMGRPKVEVMREMALAINPRVDVRTIRKMFSKETSGPFFEGIDFAINSIDYFSAAVYEALHDGARNRGLYSITGSPFGFSTSVTMFGPESPSFVECFGIRPEDDDVTRLGKFWNAVTPARLPHAYLPNEWLTATRPMNTNLIPAVNVCVYLATAMVCTEVLVTLLKKRPPTLAPNVIQIDLLTRALAVTPVHTQYAIHPARDR; encoded by the coding sequence ATGAGCTTCGATTACGATACGGCATTCGGTCGCAACGTGGGGATGGTCACCCGCGAGGACATGGGTCGGCTCCGCTCGTTCCGGATTGGCATCGCCGGGCAAGGCGGCGTCGGCGGACATTACTTGATCGCGCTCACGCGTATGGGCTTCGAAAAATTCACCATCATGGATGGCGACACCTTCGATACGTCGAACCTCAATCGCCAGGTGGGTGCCACCACCGAGACGATGGGGCGCCCGAAGGTGGAGGTCATGCGGGAAATGGCGCTGGCCATCAACCCTCGGGTCGATGTTCGAACCATTCGAAAGATGTTCAGCAAAGAGACCTCCGGCCCCTTCTTCGAGGGCATCGACTTCGCCATCAACTCCATCGATTACTTCTCCGCCGCCGTCTACGAAGCCCTCCACGACGGCGCGCGCAATCGCGGCCTTTATTCGATCACGGGCTCGCCCTTCGGCTTCAGTACGTCCGTCACCATGTTCGGCCCCGAGTCGCCTTCGTTCGTGGAGTGTTTCGGCATCCGGCCCGAGGACGACGACGTGACCCGGCTCGGAAAATTCTGGAACGCCGTGACCCCAGCGCGCCTCCCGCACGCCTATTTGCCGAACGAGTGGCTCACGGCCACGCGGCCGATGAACACCAATTTGATCCCGGCCGTCAATGTCTGCGTCTACCTGGCCACCGCCATGGTGTGCACCGAGGTGCTGGTGACCCTCTTGAAGAAGCGCCCGCCGACCCTCGCGCCCAACGTCATTCAAATCGATTTGCTCACCCGCGCGCTGGCCGTCACCCCGGTGCACACGCAATATGCCATTCACCCCGCGAGGGATCGATGA
- a CDS encoding BtrH N-terminal domain-containing protein has translation MKRILEGVRSFRHDLAGCLHACAGTLFAYHGIDVIDALGSGWSFYYRRGDARREEYYYPCPPGISILQALAPYIDVRSAWCWPDDEGWGPVREQIATFEKPVAVAVDNYHLPFRPAYQDVHANHLLIVYGFDDEEDTVRVLDAVPPFFEGDIPRHVLTAARGSFNPAMHARDRFFTESPIAHRWLSVDIRRRHEPWDHAKRMDVLRRNVARWRAGSPDPAGPSESDERDTYSGMAGQARFLADLADRLGEAVDEGFIVSGTSLAAAGVHADWLARAANDVDCAELREIARGVQRVAHHWTALRISIAMARELPDGAGRLRRRARALHEDQQRVLDDLHAYLVRGAET, from the coding sequence ATGAAGCGGATCCTCGAGGGCGTGCGCTCGTTTCGGCACGATCTGGCGGGTTGCCTTCACGCGTGCGCGGGGACGCTCTTTGCCTATCACGGCATCGATGTGATCGACGCGTTGGGCTCCGGGTGGAGCTTTTATTACCGCCGGGGCGACGCGAGGCGCGAGGAGTATTACTACCCGTGCCCGCCCGGAATTTCGATCCTCCAGGCCCTTGCACCATACATCGATGTGCGGTCGGCGTGGTGCTGGCCGGACGACGAGGGCTGGGGCCCGGTGCGGGAGCAGATCGCCACCTTCGAAAAACCGGTGGCCGTGGCCGTCGACAACTACCATTTGCCCTTCCGCCCCGCGTACCAAGACGTTCACGCGAATCATTTGTTGATCGTGTACGGCTTCGACGACGAAGAGGACACGGTGCGCGTGCTGGACGCGGTGCCGCCCTTCTTCGAGGGCGACATCCCGCGCCATGTGCTGACGGCGGCGCGCGGCTCGTTCAACCCGGCGATGCACGCGCGGGACCGCTTCTTCACCGAGAGTCCCATTGCGCACCGCTGGCTCTCGGTGGACATCCGCCGTCGCCACGAGCCTTGGGATCACGCCAAGCGCATGGACGTGCTCCGTCGCAATGTGGCGCGCTGGCGGGCCGGTTCGCCGGATCCAGCGGGGCCATCGGAGTCGGATGAGCGCGATACTTATTCCGGGATGGCCGGCCAGGCGCGGTTTCTGGCGGATTTGGCGGACCGTTTGGGTGAGGCGGTGGACGAGGGGTTCATCGTGTCCGGCACGTCCCTCGCAGCGGCGGGGGTGCACGCCGATTGGCTGGCCCGCGCCGCGAACGACGTGGACTGCGCCGAGCTGCGCGAGATCGCGCGCGGGGTGCAGCGCGTCGCCCACCACTGGACGGCTTTGCGCATCTCGATCGCGATGGCGCGCGAGCTCCCCGATGGAGCCGGGCGATTGCGCCGGCGCGCCCGCGCGCTCCACGAGGATCAGCAACGCGTGCTCGATGACCTGCACGCATATCTCGTTCGAGGGGCCGAAACATGA
- a CDS encoding transketolase — MNNPSLDRDALAARARTIREHIVALCISPEGGHLGGALSLADILTVLYFSVLRVDPNDPAHPDRDIFILSKGHGVLALYATLAERGFFPVDELATFGQPGSRLMAHPVRAVPGIEMPTGSLGHGLSLALGFALASRDRDEARRRRVFCVLGDGELQEGSVWEAAMAAPSLRLDNLVAIVDRNGLQITGPTEQTVRLEPLVERWRSFGWMVHDVDGHDIDRLKDVLSSSQPPNTPGTPTVLVAKTVKGKGIAAVEGTLKSHFARLRKRVPVQ; from the coding sequence TTGAATAATCCGAGCCTCGATCGCGACGCCCTGGCCGCGCGCGCGCGCACGATTCGCGAGCACATCGTCGCGCTCTGCATCTCCCCCGAGGGCGGGCACCTCGGCGGCGCGCTCTCCTTGGCCGATATCCTGACCGTCCTCTACTTCTCCGTGCTGCGCGTCGACCCCAACGATCCCGCGCACCCCGACCGCGACATCTTCATCTTGAGCAAAGGCCACGGCGTGCTCGCGCTCTATGCGACCTTGGCCGAACGCGGGTTCTTCCCCGTCGACGAGCTCGCGACCTTTGGCCAACCCGGCAGCCGGCTGATGGCCCACCCCGTGCGGGCGGTGCCCGGCATCGAAATGCCCACCGGCTCGTTGGGTCACGGTTTGTCCCTCGCGTTGGGCTTTGCGCTGGCGTCGCGCGATCGCGATGAGGCCCGCCGTCGCCGCGTCTTTTGCGTCCTCGGCGACGGCGAGCTGCAGGAGGGCTCGGTGTGGGAAGCGGCCATGGCCGCGCCCTCGCTGCGGCTCGACAACTTGGTCGCCATCGTCGATCGCAACGGGCTGCAGATCACGGGGCCCACGGAGCAAACGGTGCGCCTGGAGCCGCTGGTCGAGCGATGGCGCTCCTTCGGCTGGATGGTCCACGACGTGGACGGGCACGACATCGATCGATTGAAGGACGTCTTGTCTTCCTCCCAGCCGCCGAATACGCCCGGCACGCCGACCGTGCTGGTGGCCAAGACCGTCAAGGGCAAAGGCATCGCGGCGGTGGAGGGCACGCTCAAGAGCCACTTTGCCCGACTGCGAAAGAGGGTACCCGTCCAATGA
- a CDS encoding DegT/DnrJ/EryC1/StrS family aminotransferase, with amino-acid sequence MSEGRAMDRLAMLGGARAVPRGTAMPEWPVVTAADREAVNRVLDSGKFTAMASGEREIAGLEEAWAKRVGVRHCAAVANGTIAIQIALAAVGIGPGDEVVVPALSFVATGLAPVHLQATPVFADIDPATYNLSPAAFEAAITPRTRAVVPVHLHGLPAEMDAIREVAERHGIAVIEDAAQAHGVVYRGRHVGSLGSAATFSLNVSKNLPTCGEGGLVTTDDTALYERIAAMRQFGETLAKDGTRDYISRIMGWNAKINAIQAAFTRSQLERFDTEQMQRDQHVRTFLTRLAPLPGLVVPRALPDRGHAWHILRLRCDATALGRTPSSSGPLRAIVCRALRAEGVPVSRYQSMPLSEQPVFQGCPAGELPVTRAVIEDSFTLQKAHLNPAAGPVLERYADAFEKVWRHMDLLIRMAEGGAR; translated from the coding sequence ATGAGCGAAGGAAGAGCGATGGATAGGCTGGCCATGTTGGGCGGGGCGCGCGCGGTGCCGCGGGGCACGGCGATGCCCGAGTGGCCGGTGGTCACCGCGGCGGATCGCGAGGCCGTGAATCGGGTGCTCGACAGCGGCAAGTTCACGGCCATGGCCTCCGGCGAGCGCGAGATCGCCGGCTTGGAAGAGGCGTGGGCCAAACGCGTCGGCGTTCGCCATTGTGCGGCGGTCGCCAATGGTACGATTGCCATTCAAATTGCGCTCGCGGCGGTCGGCATCGGCCCCGGCGACGAGGTCGTGGTTCCGGCATTGAGCTTCGTCGCCACTGGGCTTGCACCGGTTCATCTGCAGGCCACCCCGGTCTTCGCCGACATCGATCCGGCGACCTACAATCTCTCGCCGGCCGCCTTCGAGGCCGCCATCACCCCGCGCACCCGGGCGGTCGTTCCGGTTCATTTGCACGGCCTGCCCGCCGAGATGGACGCGATCCGCGAGGTGGCCGAGCGCCATGGCATCGCGGTGATCGAAGACGCCGCGCAGGCGCACGGCGTGGTCTACCGCGGCCGGCACGTGGGATCGCTGGGGAGCGCGGCGACCTTCAGCCTCAACGTCTCCAAGAACCTCCCCACGTGCGGCGAGGGCGGGCTGGTGACCACCGACGACACCGCCCTTTATGAGCGGATCGCGGCCATGCGCCAGTTCGGCGAAACCTTGGCGAAGGATGGAACGCGCGACTACATCTCGCGGATCATGGGGTGGAACGCGAAGATCAACGCCATCCAAGCCGCCTTCACGCGCAGCCAGCTGGAACGATTCGACACGGAGCAGATGCAGCGCGATCAGCACGTGCGCACCTTTCTCACCCGCCTCGCGCCCTTGCCCGGCTTGGTGGTTCCGCGCGCGCTCCCCGATCGCGGCCACGCTTGGCACATCTTGCGTTTGCGGTGCGACGCGACGGCGTTGGGCCGGACCCCGAGCTCGAGCGGCCCGCTGCGCGCCATCGTTTGCCGCGCGCTGCGCGCCGAAGGCGTGCCCGTGTCGCGGTATCAATCGATGCCGCTCTCGGAGCAGCCCGTCTTCCAGGGTTGCCCGGCGGGCGAGCTGCCGGTGACGCGCGCCGTGATCGAGGACTCGTTCACCCTGCAGAAGGCGCACCTCAACCCGGCCGCGGGCCCCGTCTTGGAGCGGTACGCCGATGCCTTCGAGAAGGTGTGGCGCCATATGGACCTGTTGATTCGAATGGCCGAAGGAGGTGCGCGATGA
- a CDS encoding GNAT family N-acetyltransferase: protein MTANAMNAPNEPSPPFSSLSFTGVMEIPRRDRSSVAARIAALDRAAHQYVDPLPGLPIADGAVAEPSEVAKELEAGARVCFVMDAEGRDVGVMRVTPRSPDRWQLSRLSVAPAWAGRGVARAILDVAEVRGRAEGVRALFFHAVVERGKPQLWIRRGYRIVDRWPALGKPLTEVTMERDPSTPRTPLDFPWEGDDALPENGVLVAWFLAGDIPRAATGLIARGVPSSIQQHHAMQPRGTVFLGADVWPAGGALELDAVRATLAQLGGEAATETSYDFRRPLAAIRPYVVPRDGQPELRALSRFPQGIAVPARYGREEPTLE from the coding sequence ATGACGGCCAACGCCATGAACGCGCCGAACGAGCCGTCCCCGCCGTTCTCCTCGCTGTCCTTCACCGGGGTCATGGAGATCCCGCGCCGCGATCGGAGCTCCGTGGCCGCGCGGATCGCCGCGTTGGATCGGGCCGCGCACCAATACGTCGATCCCTTGCCGGGGTTGCCGATCGCCGATGGAGCCGTCGCCGAGCCCTCCGAGGTGGCGAAAGAGCTCGAGGCGGGCGCGCGCGTGTGCTTCGTCATGGATGCCGAGGGCCGGGACGTGGGCGTGATGCGCGTGACCCCGCGTTCGCCGGATCGATGGCAGCTCTCGCGCCTCTCCGTCGCCCCCGCTTGGGCCGGTCGCGGCGTGGCGCGCGCAATCCTCGATGTGGCGGAGGTCCGAGGCCGAGCCGAGGGGGTGCGCGCCCTCTTCTTCCACGCCGTGGTGGAGCGCGGAAAGCCGCAGCTGTGGATCCGCCGCGGCTATCGGATCGTCGATCGATGGCCCGCGCTGGGCAAGCCGCTCACCGAGGTGACGATGGAGCGCGATCCGTCCACCCCTCGAACACCGCTCGATTTTCCCTGGGAGGGCGACGATGCGCTCCCGGAGAACGGCGTCCTCGTCGCGTGGTTTCTTGCCGGCGACATACCGCGCGCCGCCACCGGTCTCATCGCCCGGGGCGTGCCTTCGAGCATCCAGCAGCACCATGCGATGCAACCGCGCGGGACCGTCTTTCTCGGCGCCGATGTGTGGCCCGCGGGCGGCGCGCTCGAGCTCGACGCGGTTCGCGCGACATTGGCGCAGCTGGGCGGCGAGGCCGCGACCGAAACGTCGTACGACTTCCGCCGCCCCCTCGCCGCGATCCGGCCTTACGTGGTGCCGCGCGACGGCCAACCCGAGCTTCGCGCCCTCTCGCGCTTCCCCCAGGGAATCGCCGTGCCCGCCCGATATGGGCGCGAGGAGCCGACCCTTGAATAA